TTGGCGCCCGGGGTTCGGGCCGGGAAGCTCATATATTTCCTGCACACCGTTGAGGAGCGGCTGGAAGCCGCGCTCGAGCCCTTGGGGCTCTCGGTCGCCAAGTTCGGCGTGCTCGCCAAGCTCGTGGCGGCGGGCGAGCCCCTCCCCCTCGGAACGTTGGCCGAGCGGATGGCCTGCGTCCGCTCGAACATGACCCAACTCATCGACCGCCTGGAAGCCGACCAGCTCGTGAGACGTGTTGCCGATCCCGGTGACCGCCGCTCGGTTCGCGCCGAGCTCACGAAGGAGGGCCGGGAGCACTATGCCGCTGCGCTCAAGATCGTCGAGCAGGCGGAGTGTGAGCTCTTCTCCGGGCTCCCCAAGAATCAGCAGGACGTCCTCCTCAAGCTTCTGGGCTCCCTAAAGTGCGGTGAGCATTGAGTTTTCTTTAGGGAACATAGTTCATAGATGCACCGTCTATACGTGTAGTTTTTGGGCCTTTCGTGCCCGACCGGAGAGTGTCCGCCGCCGGGCCGCTCATACGTCGAACACTCGAAGGCAAAGGAGCTTCCCCCGATGACTAAGCGGATGTTGTTGATGCTCAGCGCGATGGCCCTCTTCATCGCGGCTGTGGGCTCCGTCAAGTTCTTCCAGATCAAAGCCGCCATCGCCCAGGCGTCGTCCTTCCAGCCCCCGCCCGAGGCCGTCACCACGGTTGTGGCCCGGCAGGAGCAGTGGCCCGCCACACTGGACGTCATCGGGACCGTCGTTGCCGTTCACGGCGTCACCGTGAGCGCCGACCTGCCCGGCATCGTCGACCGGATCTTCATCGAGTCCGGCCGCGCGGTGCAGGCGGGGGACATCCTGGTCGAGCTCGACACCCGCCAGGAGCAGGCCCAACTCGCCGCCGCCGTTGCCGCCGCCGACCTCACTCGCGTCAGCCTCGAGCGCACGCGCGGTCTCGCGCAAGAGGGGATCCTCTCCCAGGCCGACAACGACCGGGCAGCGGCCGAGCACAAGCAAGCCGAAGCTCGCGTGGGCGAGATCCAGGCCACGATCGCGAGGAAGCACATTCGCGCGCCCTTCTCCGGAGTGGTCGGGATCCGTCAGGTCAACCTCGGTCAGTACCTCAGCGCCGGCACCCCCGTGATCCCGATGCAGTCGCTCGATCCGATTTACGTCAACTTCAACGTTCCACAGCAGGAGCTCGGCCGCCTGCACATCGGCGGTGACGTGCGGGTGCACGCGGAGGCGGTGGACCCCGCCGGCTTCGCGGGCAAGATGACCGCCGTCGACTCGGTGGTCGACGAGGGCACCCGAAACCTACGAATCCAGGCCACCCTTGCCAACCCTGAGGGCAAGCTGCGCCCGGGAATGTTCGTGGACACCCAGATCCTCATCGGCGCCAGCCACGACATCATCGCCCTCCCGGCCTCCGCCGTGAACTACGCGCCTTACGGCGACACCGTGTTCGTGGTCGAGGAGCTCAAGGGGCCGAAAGGCGAGGCTTACCGGGGCGTCCGCCAGCAGGTAGTGAAGCTGGGCGTCGCCCGCGGCGATCAGGTGGCCGTCCTCTCCGGCCTCCGCGCGGGCGAGGAAGTGGCGAGCTCCGGCGTGTTCAAGCTGCGCAACGGGGCCGCCGTCCACGTGAATAACCAGGTGCGGCCCGCCAACGACCCTGCACCCAAGCCCGAGGACAACTGACGTGAAGTTCACCGACCTCTTCGTCAAGCGACCCGTCCTGGCCATCGTCGTCAACCTGGTCATCCTCATCGCCGGCCTGCAGTCCATCCGCTCGCTGAGCGTGCGTCAGTATCCGCGGAGCGACATTGCGGTCGTCCGGGTGACGACAACCTATGTGGGTGCTAGCGCCGACCTCGTGCGCGGCTTCATCACCACCCCGCTCGAGCGCGTGATCGCCAGCGCGGACGGCATCGACTTCATGGAGTCCTCCAGCGCCCAGGCCCTGAGCTCGATCATCGTCCACTTGAAGCTCAACTACGACACCAACGCCGCCCTCACCCAGGTCCAGGCAAAGGTGGCGCAGGTGCGGAACGACCTCCCCCCCGAGGCCCAGGCGCCGGTCATCGAGCTGGAGACCGCCGACAACCAGTTTGCCGCCATGTATTTGGGCTTTTCCGCCGACAACCTGGACGAGAACCAGATCACCGACTACCTCACCCGCGTCGTCCAGCCCAAGCTCTCCGCCGTGAGCGGCGTCCAGCGCGCCGACATCCTTGGCAATCGAACGTTCGCGATGCGCATTTGGCTCAAGCCCGACAAGATGGCCGCGCTGGGCATCTCTCCCTCCCAGCTGCGCGACGCGCTGGCCAAGAACAACTATCTCTCCGCCCTGGGCAAGACCAAGGGCTCGATGGTGTCGGTGAACCTCGTGGCCAACACTGACCTCCGCACCCCGGAGGAGTTCCGGCAGCTGGTGGTGAAGAGCAAGGACGGGGTGGTGGTGCGGCTCGGCGAGATAGCGGACGTCTCGCTGGGGTCGGAGAACTACGAGGAGGACGTCCGGTTCAACGGTCAGGTCGCCACCTTCATGGGCGTGTGGGTGCTCCCCACCGCCAACTCCCTCGAGGTCGTCAAGAAGGTTCGGGAGACCCTTCCCGAGATCGCGGCGCAGCTGCCGGCGGGCATGAAGCTGGGCGTCCCCTATGACTCCACGGCCTACATCCAGGACGCCATCAACGAGGTCATCAAGACCCTCAGCGAGACGCTCCTCATCGTGGTGATCGTGATCTTCCTGTTCCTGGGCTCCCTGCGGTCGGTGTTGATTCCCGTCGTGGCCATCCCCATCTCGCTGGTGGGGGCGGTGTTCCTCATGCTGGCGGCGGGCTTCACCATCAACCTGCTGACGCTCCTGGCCATCGTGCTCTCCGTCGGCTTGGTCGTAGACGACGCCATCGTCATGGTCGAGAACGTGGAGCGGCACCTCCACCTAGGCAAATCGCCCTTCCAGGCGGCGATCGATGCCGCGCGCGAGCTGGTGGGCCCGATCATCGCCATGACCATCACCCTGGCCGCCGTTTATGCCCCGGTCGCCCTCCAGGGCGGCCTCACGGGGGCGCTCTTCCGCGAGTTCGCCCTCACCCTGGCCGGCGCGGTGATCGTCTCCGGCGTGGTCGCGCTCACCCTCTCCCCCATGATGGGCTCCCGGCTGTTGCGGGCGGGCGACACGGACAGGGGTTTGGCGGGAGTGATCAACCGGCGGTTCGAGGCCGTGCGTCGCCTCTACACGAAGGCCCTCTCCTGGACGCTGCGCGATCGGCCCGCCGTCTTCGCCCTCTGGGCGATCGTCATCCTGCTGGCGGTGCCGCTCTACTTGTTCTCGCAGAAGGAGTTGGCGCCCATCGAGGACCAGGGCGTGGTCTTTGGATACATCCAGGCGGCCGCCAACTCCACTCTTGACCAGACCAAGCTGTTCACGGCCGAGGTCTACGAGGTCTACAAGTCGTTCCCCGAGTCGGACAGCATCTTCCAGATCATCTCCCCCACGGGGGGCTTCGGGGGCATGGTCACCAAGCCCTGGAGCCAGCGGACCAAGACCGCCGAGCAGCTCATGATGGAGTCGGCCGGGAAGCTGTCGAACATCCCGGGAATCCGCGCCATTCCCCGGACGCCGGCCCCGCTGCCCGGCGGCGGCGACTTCCCGGTGGACCTGGTGATCGCCTCCACCGCGGAGCCGAAGCAACTGAACGAAGTGGCCAACAAGCTCGTGATGAAGGCGTTCGGCAGCGGGCTGTACATCTTCGCCGACGCCGACCTCAAATTCGACCAGCCGCAGACGGAGGTGGTCTTCAATCGCGACAAGGTCCGATCCCAGGGCGTCGACTTGAGCCAGGCCGGGCGCGACCTCTCGACGCTGATGGGGGGCGACTACGTCAACCGCTTCAGCATTCAGGGGCGCAGCTACAAGGTGATTCCGCAGGTGAAGCGCACGGAGCGGCTCACCGCCGATCAGCTCCAGCAGATGTACGTGAGCGGGCCCGGCGACAAGCTCGTGCCGCTTTCCACCTTCGCCAGCTTGAAGACCAGTACCGAGCCGCGGGAGCTGAAGCGCTTCCAGCAGCTCAACGCCGTCCGCATCCAAGGCGTCATTCCCCCCGGGGTTCCCCTCGACCGCGCGCTCACCGCCCTCGAGGATGAGGCTCGCCGCATCCTTCCCCCCGGCTTCACCATCGACTACGCGGGCGAGTCGCGGCAGCTCCGCACCGAGGGCAGCAAGTTCATGGCCACCTTCCTGCTCTCGGCCATTCTCATTTATCTGGTCCTGGCCGCGCAGTTCGAGAGCTTCCGGGATCCCTTCATCATCCTGGCCGGCTCGGTTCCGCTGGCCATCTCGGGAGCTCTCCTTTTTTCCTTCCTCGGGTTCACGACCCTCAACATCTACAGCCAGGTGGGGCTCATCACGCTGGTGGGTCTGGTCTCGAAGAACGGGATCCTCATCGTGGAGTTCGCAAACCACCTACAGGAGACGGGCCTGGACAAGCTCGGCGCCGTGGTCGACGCCGCGGCCACGCGACTCCGCCCGATCCTGATGACCACGGCCGCCACCGTGCTCGGCCATTTCCCGCTCGTGCTCGCGAGCGGGCCCGGGGCCGGCGCGCGCAACAGCATCGGCATCATGCTCGTGAGCGGTATGATCATCGGCACCTTCTTCACGCTGTTCGTGGTGCCGGCGATCTATCTGCTCGTCGCGCGGTCGCGGGTGCCCGCGCTAGCGGAGGCCCCGATGCCGGAGCTGGCAGAGGCGGTCTGAGGAGAACCGGCACGGCCCACGATCCTTCGGGGAGGGCCACAAGGTTCAGACACTCGAGTCGCAAATAAGGCGGGCTGCCGGTCTGAGGCGTCAGCTGCCAGTTCCGGGTGCCGGTCGACTCCGAAGGGATTGATCAAATGCAAGGCCCCCGGAACTGGCGGCAGCGTGGTCAGGGCCTTGTGCTGGCCTTGTCAATCCCCTCAATAGGCGGAAGCGACTGAGGGGGAACAAGAACCCTCTCCGGCGCCGGCCTGTCAGTCTTCAAGGCCTGATCGATAAGATCGACCGCCGGACCCGTGCAGGGGGCTACCTCAATGGTGGCTGCGAGTTCCTTCGTGGTCACGAGACGTCGTCCCCTCTCAGGCAGCCCGTCACATCCCGTAAACGGCACACGCGCCCATTCGGGCCGGTGCGCCTGGAGGGCCCTGCGAGCGCCCAGAGCCAAGGCGTCGTTTTGGCAGCCGACCAGATCAGGCTTGAAAAGCTCAGAGGTCTTGAGCCGAAGCCACGCCGCGACCGCCATTTCACCGCTGGCTTCTGTCCACTCGGCGGGTAGGACCTTGATAATGATGCCGGTGTCCACGATCCCCTCGTTCATCCCCTCCAGCCGGGCTTGCGCAGCCGCCGTCCCTGGCGGGCCCTGGACATAGAGAACGGATCCGCCGCTCGGCAAAATGGCGCGAAACTGGCGTGCTTGGATCCGGCCAATCTCGTGGTTGTCTGCTGCGACGGCAGAGATGGTCACCCGCGGGTATTCCCGCCGCAAGGCTTCGACATAGGGGGCGCTGCGATTCAGGAGGATCCAGCCAATCCCAGCGGCCGCTGCGTTCCGGGCCACGCGCTCGAGGCCGTCCGGCACGCGCGTGTGGACCAGGAAGGCGAGCGGCCGCTCGTCCAACGGGGCGTGGATCCTCTGGAAGAGTTGATGGATTTGAAGGACGGCGTTTTCTTCGGCATCGAGGACCTCGACCCCGAACCCGCTTCGCTTCGCCGCGGAGAGGAGATCCGCCCGCTGCAGCGCATGGTAGTCCTCGTTGAGCGTGAAAAATGAACCGACAAGTTTCCGGCTCGCCAAATTCTGGACCTCCTATGCCATTGGTGTCTCGAGTGCTATCAATAAGGTTACTACCCTTCTTGACCATC
The Vicinamibacteria bacterium DNA segment above includes these coding regions:
- a CDS encoding MarR family transcriptional regulator, whose protein sequence is MNDLAPGVRAGKLIYFLHTVEERLEAALEPLGLSVAKFGVLAKLVAAGEPLPLGTLAERMACVRSNMTQLIDRLEADQLVRRVADPGDRRSVRAELTKEGREHYAAALKIVEQAECELFSGLPKNQQDVLLKLLGSLKCGEH
- a CDS encoding efflux RND transporter permease subunit, which produces MKFTDLFVKRPVLAIVVNLVILIAGLQSIRSLSVRQYPRSDIAVVRVTTTYVGASADLVRGFITTPLERVIASADGIDFMESSSAQALSSIIVHLKLNYDTNAALTQVQAKVAQVRNDLPPEAQAPVIELETADNQFAAMYLGFSADNLDENQITDYLTRVVQPKLSAVSGVQRADILGNRTFAMRIWLKPDKMAALGISPSQLRDALAKNNYLSALGKTKGSMVSVNLVANTDLRTPEEFRQLVVKSKDGVVVRLGEIADVSLGSENYEEDVRFNGQVATFMGVWVLPTANSLEVVKKVRETLPEIAAQLPAGMKLGVPYDSTAYIQDAINEVIKTLSETLLIVVIVIFLFLGSLRSVLIPVVAIPISLVGAVFLMLAAGFTINLLTLLAIVLSVGLVVDDAIVMVENVERHLHLGKSPFQAAIDAARELVGPIIAMTITLAAVYAPVALQGGLTGALFREFALTLAGAVIVSGVVALTLSPMMGSRLLRAGDTDRGLAGVINRRFEAVRRLYTKALSWTLRDRPAVFALWAIVILLAVPLYLFSQKELAPIEDQGVVFGYIQAAANSTLDQTKLFTAEVYEVYKSFPESDSIFQIISPTGGFGGMVTKPWSQRTKTAEQLMMESAGKLSNIPGIRAIPRTPAPLPGGGDFPVDLVIASTAEPKQLNEVANKLVMKAFGSGLYIFADADLKFDQPQTEVVFNRDKVRSQGVDLSQAGRDLSTLMGGDYVNRFSIQGRSYKVIPQVKRTERLTADQLQQMYVSGPGDKLVPLSTFASLKTSTEPRELKRFQQLNAVRIQGVIPPGVPLDRALTALEDEARRILPPGFTIDYAGESRQLRTEGSKFMATFLLSAILIYLVLAAQFESFRDPFIILAGSVPLAISGALLFSFLGFTTLNIYSQVGLITLVGLVSKNGILIVEFANHLQETGLDKLGAVVDAAATRLRPILMTTAATVLGHFPLVLASGPGAGARNSIGIMLVSGMIIGTFFTLFVVPAIYLLVARSRVPALAEAPMPELAEAV
- a CDS encoding efflux RND transporter periplasmic adaptor subunit, which gives rise to MTKRMLLMLSAMALFIAAVGSVKFFQIKAAIAQASSFQPPPEAVTTVVARQEQWPATLDVIGTVVAVHGVTVSADLPGIVDRIFIESGRAVQAGDILVELDTRQEQAQLAAAVAAADLTRVSLERTRGLAQEGILSQADNDRAAAEHKQAEARVGEIQATIARKHIRAPFSGVVGIRQVNLGQYLSAGTPVIPMQSLDPIYVNFNVPQQELGRLHIGGDVRVHAEAVDPAGFAGKMTAVDSVVDEGTRNLRIQATLANPEGKLRPGMFVDTQILIGASHDIIALPASAVNYAPYGDTVFVVEELKGPKGEAYRGVRQQVVKLGVARGDQVAVLSGLRAGEEVASSGVFKLRNGAAVHVNNQVRPANDPAPKPEDN
- a CDS encoding substrate-binding domain-containing protein — protein: MASRKLVGSFFTLNEDYHALQRADLLSAAKRSGFGVEVLDAEENAVLQIHQLFQRIHAPLDERPLAFLVHTRVPDGLERVARNAAAAGIGWILLNRSAPYVEALRREYPRVTISAVAADNHEIGRIQARQFRAILPSGGSVLYVQGPPGTAAAQARLEGMNEGIVDTGIIIKVLPAEWTEASGEMAVAAWLRLKTSELFKPDLVGCQNDALALGARRALQAHRPEWARVPFTGCDGLPERGRRLVTTKELAATIEVAPCTGPAVDLIDQALKTDRPAPERVLVPPQSLPPIEGIDKASTRP